Within Deltaproteobacteria bacterium, the genomic segment GGAGTGATCGTGTCCAGCAACCCACCCACGGCGGTAGCCACTGGCGGCGTACCATAACTGAGGCTGTACATTTGTGTCAGGCCGCAGGGTTCGTAGCGCGAGGGCATGAGAAAAATATCCGCCCCGGCCTGGATGAGATGGGACATTTCCTCGGTGTAGCCGATGACGCCCACGACCCGGCCAGGGTAATCTTCCATGATGCGCACGAAGCGGTCCTCGAATTCGGGTCTTCCCTCGCCCAGCGCGACCAGGCCGACATCGAGTTTCATCAGTTCCGGAATGATGTCGAGAATCAGGTCGATGCCCTTCTGTCCCCGAAAACGACCAATAAAACCAAGCACGGGACGATGCTCGAGCTTGGGGTCGAGTTTGAGCGTCTTGAGCAAATACCTCTTGCACTGGGCCTTTCCGTCCGGATCATCCTTGGAATAGGTGCTTTCGAGCACGGGATCATGCTCCGGGCTCCAGATGGAATAATCCGCGCCATTCAAAATTCCGACCAGATCCGCGGCGCGACGGCTCAAAATGCCCTCCAGGCCGCACCCAAAATCCGCGGTCATGATTTCCTGGGCATAACTCGGGCTGACCGTGGTGATTTTGTCGGCATAGGCGATACCGGCTTTCAGAAAATTGAAACTGCTGTGGAACTCCACGCCTTCCATGTTCCAGGCGTCCAAGGGCAATCCCGACTGTTCGAAAATGCGGTAGGAGAACCGCCCCTGGTAGGCGAGGTTGTGAATGGACATGACCGTGCGCATCCCGGCCCAAAACGGATCGGTCCGACGCCAAAAAGCCAGATATGCCATGGCCAGCCCGGCGTGCCAGTCCTGGGCATGCACAATGCGCGTGCCCATGTGCAGATAGCGGATGGCGCAAAGGGCCGCGCGACAAAAAAAGATGAACCGTTCGCCGTTGTCGAAATAGTCACCCTTGTGCGTGCAATAGTAATGGCGGCGGTCGAAGTATTCCCCCCGCTCAATAAAATACACCGGCAGGCCGTGATAATCGGCCCGATAGATATCCGCAGTGGAGTCCGGCCAGGGATACCCCACCGGACAATTTTCGTACGCCAGACGCACGGGATAATGGCCCGTGGACAGGCGACCGTAAAAAGGGGTGATCACGGCCACGCGCGCGCCCATTCGCGACAGCGTGAGCGGCAGGATGCCCATGACATCGGCCAGCCCCCCGGACTTGGAAAAAGGGTACATTTCCGAGGTCAGAAAAACGATGTCGTGGGGTGGGTTGATCATACGCTCCTTCCCGTAAGTTTGACATAATCATCAAGGATTTTGCGATGATCAAACGCCATTTCGGGCAGCCCGTCCAGCGGGAAAAAGCGGGCCAACCGAGCGTCGTCACCGGCCAGAGGTGATGCCAGGGGGGCGGCTTCGGCCATGAAAACCACGCTCAAGGTGTGGAAGCGGGGGTCCCGGCGCGGGTCGGAATACACGCCAAGCAAGCCCGTCAAGCGTACCTCCAGGCCCGTTTCCTCGCGAGCCTCGCGCACGGCGGCCTGTTCCGCGCTTTCCCCGTAATCGATGAAGCCTCCTGGCAAGGCCCATCCATGAGGTGGATTACGCCGTTCGATAAGCAAAACGCCCAGACCGGGCCGGTACACAAGAATATCCACGGTTGGGAATGGATTCCGCACGGGCACGGCGCCACCACAATGCGGACAAGGCAGGGTCAAGGAATGCACGACAAAAACTCCTTCTCTTGGCGAAAGGCTTGTGAATCTTGATCGCACGGATAGCACCATCCTTCCAAGACTTGAAGCCCCAAACACAAAAAGTCACACCCATGAACGCGTGGTCAAAAATATTGAACCAGCCCGACACGGCGCATGAGTCCAACGCGTGGCCGGAATCCGGGCACTTCGCGGCAAACGGTGGATACGCCAAGGTCAAGGAGGGAAAAATTGGGCCGATGCCAAAGCAAAATCGGCCCCCGTATCACCCGATACGGGGGCCGACTTTGGCAAAAAGAGGAAGTTGTTTTCTAATAAGCAAAGGGCGGGCCAAATCCAAACAAGCCACTCCGGCCAATACAAAAAGACAATAACTACATTAAATCAAAGGCAAAAAAAATTATCATCTCCCAGCACCTGGTTCAAATCCAATACAAATTTTTAAACCACGTCCTCCTCATTCATTGACAGGCCGTCAAGAGCCAACAAATTTTTTGTACTCCTACATCGCGACCACGTATCCGTGTCTGGCAAAATCCTCCCTTGACAACGCGCCCGGCCGTAGAATCCGCACCGTGTCCGCGTCCACGAGCTCGACCAGCGTGGACGGCGCCCTGCCTTCGGGCCAAGGCCTAGCGTCGAGCACCAAAACGCTCTGGGCGAGTTCCACATCCAACACATGGGGATCGGCCACCGCGGCCTGCCCGCTTTTGTTGGCGCTGGAGGAAACCAAGGGCGCACCGGCGGCACGACAAAGAGCCCGGGCCAGGGGATGCGGGGTCATGCGCACGGCCGAACGTCCAAATCCGTCCTTGGCCAGGGAACAAACCGCCGCCACCACCGGCGTCACGATCGACAGCGGGCCCGGCCAAAAAACTTGGGCCAAGGCCAAGGCGGCCTGATCGAGGCGGGTGAAACGCGCCACCATGTCCCAGTCGGCGAGAATAAGGGGCAAGGGCTTGTCCAGAGGACGATCCTTGAGATAAAACACGCGCTCCACGGCCTTGGGCAACGTCGCCAGACAGCCCAGGGCGTAAAAAGTCTCGGTCGGGTAGATGACCAGCTCGCCGCGACGCAAGGCCAGGGCCGCCTCTTCCCATGGCGCGCTCATGCCCGCCTCCCGGAACGCATTGACCGGGGAGTACGCCCGTTGGTATGCCGCTTGTGTCGCTCACGGGCTGCTATCTCGGCAAACCTTGCCGCCCACGCCCAGCAAAAATTAATAACATCCATAAATTTAAACCATTATTTCCTTGGCAGAGTCCTTGCTTCAGACAGAGGCAAAAAGGAAGGAGATGGCCATGAAAATCACTCCGGAACAAATCGCTGCCCTGCAGCTCCAGCAAAAAAACACAGCCCGATCCACTTCCGGCGACGGATTCGCGCAGGCTCTGACCCAGGAAATGAACACGGAAACTCCCGTTCAGGCAGCATCGGGCGCAACGCCGGTCGTGCCGATGGCAGGCCTTGACCAAATCTTGCACGCCTCGATGCTGCAACAACCCACAGAGCAGACGGTCATGGAAAAAATGGATACCCTGCTTTCCAAATGGGAAAATTATTCCCAGACACTTGGCGCGGAGGGAGGAAGCCTGCGCGAGGGCTACCACCTCCTGACCGACATCCGGCAAGACATCCAGGAGGTCAAAAACGATCTCGCCACCAATCCCGCCTCAAGGCAGGAATTGCACAGCATGGTTGAAGAATTGGACATCCTGACCACCACGGAAGAATACAAATTCAACCGTGGCGACTACCTGAACTGATCCCGGCCAGAGCCACTCCTGTTTTTTTGCGGCGCGTTCGTCAGAACGCGCCGTTTTTGATGGTCGCGAGCAATCCATCCAGAGCCGCGGCCATGCTTTGCCCCTTGATATTCAAACGATCTCCGGAAAAAAGATGCTTGCGGCTCCAAACCCGCCCCGACACGGTCCAGGCAATCCAAACCGTGCCCACGGGCTTTTCGACGCTGCCGCCACCCGGCCCGGCAATTCCGGATATGGCGAGCCCGACCTGGACATCCATCAACGCGGCAATACCCCGCGCCATGGCCTCGACGCATTCGGAGCTGACCGCGCCATGGCGGATCAAGACCTCCTCGGGCACGCCCAAAAGCTTCATCTTGACCCGGTTGTCATAGGCCACCACCGCGCCCTCGAACCACTCCGAACTGCCCGCGACATTGGTCAAGGTGCTGGCCACCAACCCTCCCGTGCACGATTCGGCCGTGGCCAGGCGCATCCCGGCCCGCCGCAGAACCTCTCCCAACTCCATGACCATGCCGGTCACGTCTTTTGTCCGCATTGTCGTCTCCCTGTCTCAACTTTCCGTTCTTCTACGCGGGCCCCTTTCTGGCCGCAAGCAAGGACCCGTCAAGACGATCGGCCCAACATCACCGGGCCTCTTTACATTCTTGCCCACAACCCTACACAATTCAGGATGTTTCGTGTAGAAAACCAGAACACAAGGAGGATACGACATGACATGGAAAACACCCGACGGTGGCTGGAGCCCGTATCTCGCCGGCGCCCTGGTGGGCGTGTTGGCCCTGGTCTCGGTCTACGCCACCACGACCTTTCTCGGCAAATCAAGCTATCTGGGCGCCTCGACAACCTTCGTGCGCGCCACGGGAATCGTGGAAGAGGCCGTGGCTCCGGAACACGTCGCGACCAATGACTACTTCATCAAGACAAAAGTCCGCGTGGATTGGCAATTCATGCTCGTGCTCGGTATTTTCATCGGCTCGCTGCTCTCCTCGGTCACGGACAAAAGCTTCAAGCTGGAGAGCGTGCCGCCAGTCTGGCGGGAACGCTTTGGATCATCCGTGACGACGCGCGCGGTCGGCGCGTTTCTGGGCGGGATCGTGGCCATGATCGGAGCGCGCATGGCCAGCGGCTGTCCGAGCGGACACGGATTGAGCGGCATGATGCAGCTGTCCGTCAGCGGTCTGGCCGCGGTGGCCATGTTTTTTGGCGTCGGCATTCTGGTCGCGGCCCTGATTTACCCAAGGAGGAGCAAATGAACACCGCCCAACTGCTCGGACTGATCACGGGTATCGCGTTTGGCTTCTTGCTGCAAAAGGGCCGGGTGCTGCGTTTTGAAAAACAGGTCAACGCCATGCTCCTCAAAGACATGACCATCCTTAAATTCATGCTTTCGGCGATCATCGTCGGCATGGTCGGCGTGGCCGTCATGTCCGGCGCGGGAATCATCACCCTAAGCCACAAGGCCATGAACGTCGGCGCGGTACTGGTCGGCGGCGCGCTGTTCGGCGCTGGTTGGGCGGTCATGGGATTCTGTCCGGGGACGTCCGTCGGTGCCCTGGGCGAAGGCCGCTGGCACGCCGTCTTCGCCATCGCGGGCATGCTCGCCGGCGCGGCCATCTACGCGGAACTCTATCCTTTTTTCAAGGCAACGGTCCTGTCCTGGGCTGATTACGGAAAAATCGGCCTGCCCGAGGCCCTGGGCGTCTCTGCCTGGGTCATCATTCCCGTTTTCATCATCGCTTTCCTGGCCCTGTTCCGCTGGTTCGAACGCAAAGGGCTGTAGACTCTCACCCCACATCCAACCCACCAAGCGCGGAGTGCCAGACCGCGTTTGGTGGCCGCAGTCGCCAACGCGAGACCAGCCAACAACCTCCGGTGGCCCTGCCTCGAAAAAACAGGCGGCGCGAAGACACAGTCCCCGCGCCGCCTGACTCGTCCTTGTCCGTCGATCAATGATGCGCGTCTCCGGCCGGGGTTTCCACATGGCACGCGGCACACGTCTCCTTGGCGCCAATGGGGGCCGCAAAACCCATGTATTGCAAGGGCTGCAGACTATCCCGCTCCGCTCCATAGGCATTGGTGGCCGGATAGGTGGCATGAGGCGCCCCATGACAGGCAATACAGGGCACGGCTTCCATGGCATCCTTGCGGTTGCGGTACAAATCGGCCGGCCCCTTGGTCCAGGCATTGAACGCCGAGGCCGTGGCCGGATCCGGAGCGCCATCCTCGTGGCAGGTCATGCACTCGGGCTCCTGAATCCACGGGACGCGGGGGGTTATGCCTTCGTTATCGTCAACGAGCCTGGCGGCGATCCCGGCCATGTAGGGCTTGGCCCGGTCCTTGCCAGCGTCCGCTTCCGCCTTGAGCAAGGACAAGGCGTGGTCCTCGAGGTATCCGTGACAATCCTGGCACCCCAACCCCACGGCGGCGTGATTGTCGCGCAGACAGCGGGTGGCGCCGGTGGGGCTGTCGGGATGGCAGCGCGCGCAGACCTCGGCGCCTTGCCCCTTGAGGTACTGAGCGTGAAATCCATGCATCGCCGCCGGCAGGTTCAATAACGCGGGATCTCCCTTGGCGTTGAGCAGGGGGTCGGGATGACAGCTTTGGCACAGCACGGGCTTTCCGGCCTTGGCCTGGGCCGCGAGCGTGGTGCCGGAGCGTTTGTCATGAACATCGAGCACGCCCTGGGCCGTGGCCGCGGAAATACCGGCCACGCCCTTGCGCCACTGACCGCCATGGCAACTCTTGCAACCCATCTCCGCCCCGACAGGCGCCACGACCTTGGTTCGCGCCAGCACCTCGCCGGAAGTCTTGTCCTTGGCCACAACCGTGAACACGGGATAGGGATTCATGCCACCGTCGTCGGAATAGGGAACCACGGGAATGCCCACCGCCTCGAAGATTTTGGACTGGGCGTTGTAGGTCATGTCACCGTTCATGCCCCGACCCGTGGTTGAAACGTTCAGCGGCAAATCCTTACCCACCAAGGATGGGGCATGTTTCCAAAAATCGACATGTCTCGATGGATTCTGAAAGTCCGCCGGTGCCTCGTAACTGATGACCACGGGCTCGCCATCGATCTGCTCCGGAAATTCACCGCGCCGGATCAGGACGGCGCCCAGGGCATTGCCCGGAGGCAAGAGCGAAAAAAAACCGTCAGCGTCGGAAATGCATTTCATTCCCAAGGTATTCCAGGCCAGCAGGACATACTCGTCCGAATCCGGGTCAAAAGGCAGGGGCGTCTCGCGCAAGGGCTTGATGTCAACAAAGCTGTGGTCATCGGGTTCGCGATTGTTGATGGCAATGGTAATATACTCGGCCAGGGCGCGGCGTTCCCTGGCATCACCAAGAAAGGGCGGCATGTGCGTGAAGACATGCCCCTGGCCGGTCAGGTAGGCCTCCATG encodes:
- the glgA gene encoding glycogen synthase GlgA → MINPPHDIVFLTSEMYPFSKSGGLADVMGILPLTLSRMGARVAVITPFYGRLSTGHYPVRLAYENCPVGYPWPDSTADIYRADYHGLPVYFIERGEYFDRRHYYCTHKGDYFDNGERFIFFCRAALCAIRYLHMGTRIVHAQDWHAGLAMAYLAFWRRTDPFWAGMRTVMSIHNLAYQGRFSYRIFEQSGLPLDAWNMEGVEFHSSFNFLKAGIAYADKITTVSPSYAQEIMTADFGCGLEGILSRRAADLVGILNGADYSIWSPEHDPVLESTYSKDDPDGKAQCKRYLLKTLKLDPKLEHRPVLGFIGRFRGQKGIDLILDIIPELMKLDVGLVALGEGRPEFEDRFVRIMEDYPGRVVGVIGYTEEMSHLIQAGADIFLMPSRYEPCGLTQMYSLSYGTPPVATAVGGLLDTITPYPAPGANGFIFPEATPEALLETVRQAVEAWRNTSVWKDIQRNAMAANFSWETSAKQYIEVYTSLRGDLAL
- a CDS encoding NUDIX hydrolase, with the protein product MVLSVRSRFTSLSPREGVFVVHSLTLPCPHCGGAVPVRNPFPTVDILVYRPGLGVLLIERRNPPHGWALPGGFIDYGESAEQAAVREAREETGLEVRLTGLLGVYSDPRRDPRFHTLSVVFMAEAAPLASPLAGDDARLARFFPLDGLPEMAFDHRKILDDYVKLTGRSV
- a CDS encoding threonylcarbamoyl-AMP synthase is translated as MSAPWEEAALALRRGELVIYPTETFYALGCLATLPKAVERVFYLKDRPLDKPLPLILADWDMVARFTRLDQAALALAQVFWPGPLSIVTPVVAAVCSLAKDGFGRSAVRMTPHPLARALCRAAGAPLVSSSANKSGQAAVADPHVLDVELAQSVLVLDARPWPEGRAPSTLVELVDADTVRILRPGALSREDFARHGYVVAM
- a CDS encoding CinA family protein, which encodes MRTKDVTGMVMELGEVLRRAGMRLATAESCTGGLVASTLTNVAGSSEWFEGAVVAYDNRVKMKLLGVPEEVLIRHGAVSSECVEAMARGIAALMDVQVGLAISGIAGPGGGSVEKPVGTVWIAWTVSGRVWSRKHLFSGDRLNIKGQSMAAALDGLLATIKNGAF
- a CDS encoding YeeE/YedE family protein; this encodes MTWKTPDGGWSPYLAGALVGVLALVSVYATTTFLGKSSYLGASTTFVRATGIVEEAVAPEHVATNDYFIKTKVRVDWQFMLVLGIFIGSLLSSVTDKSFKLESVPPVWRERFGSSVTTRAVGAFLGGIVAMIGARMASGCPSGHGLSGMMQLSVSGLAAVAMFFGVGILVAALIYPRRSK
- a CDS encoding YeeE/YedE family protein: MNTAQLLGLITGIAFGFLLQKGRVLRFEKQVNAMLLKDMTILKFMLSAIIVGMVGVAVMSGAGIITLSHKAMNVGAVLVGGALFGAGWAVMGFCPGTSVGALGEGRWHAVFAIAGMLAGAAIYAELYPFFKATVLSWADYGKIGLPEALGVSAWVIIPVFIIAFLALFRWFERKGL